The Buchnera aphidicola (Sitobion avenae) genome contains a region encoding:
- the rpsS gene encoding 30S ribosomal protein S19, with the protein MPRSLKKGPFIDVSLLKKVEKSVKTNDKKPIKTWSRRSTIFPNMVGLTISIHNGRNHIPVFITEEMVGHKLGEFSLTRTYRGHTSDKKIKKR; encoded by the coding sequence ATGCCGCGTTCTCTCAAAAAAGGTCCTTTTATTGATGTAAGTTTGTTAAAAAAAGTAGAAAAATCAGTAAAAACAAATGATAAAAAACCTATTAAAACGTGGTCAAGACGTTCAACAATTTTCCCTAATATGGTAGGTTTAACAATATCTATTCATAATGGTCGCAATCATATTCCTGTTTTTATTACTGAAGAAATGGTAGGACATAAATTAGGTGAATTTTCTTTGACTCGTACTTATAGAGGACATAC
- the rplB gene encoding 50S ribosomal protein L2 encodes MAIVKCKPTSPGRRHVIKIVNTHLYKGKPFSLLLKKKSKSGGRNNNGRITTRHIGGGHKRAYRIIDFKRNKDGIEANVERIEYDPNRSSNIALILYKDGERKYILAPKDLSIGDAIISGLHSPIKIGNCLPLKKIPVGTFVHNVEMKPGKGGQIARSAGSYVQLVAFDEEYATLRLRSGEMRRIQSNCRATIGEVGNSEHMLKVLGKAGASRWIGIRPTVRGTAMNPVDHPHGGGEGRNFGKHPVTPWGIQTKGKKTRKNKRTEKFILRHRRK; translated from the coding sequence ATGGCAATTGTTAAATGCAAACCGACATCTCCGGGTCGTCGCCACGTTATTAAAATTGTTAATACACACTTGTATAAAGGGAAACCTTTTTCTTTATTATTGAAGAAAAAGAGTAAAAGCGGAGGACGTAATAACAATGGTAGAATTACCACTCGTCATATTGGTGGTGGACATAAAAGAGCATATCGTATTATAGACTTTAAAAGAAACAAGGATGGCATAGAAGCTAATGTAGAAAGAATTGAATACGATCCCAATCGTTCTTCTAATATAGCTTTAATATTGTATAAAGACGGTGAAAGAAAGTATATTTTAGCACCAAAAGATTTAAGTATAGGAGATGCTATAATTTCTGGTTTACATTCTCCTATAAAAATAGGAAATTGTCTACCATTAAAAAAGATTCCAGTCGGTACATTCGTTCATAATGTAGAAATGAAACCTGGGAAAGGTGGTCAAATAGCTCGTTCTGCAGGAAGTTATGTGCAACTAGTAGCATTTGATGAAGAATATGCAACTTTACGGTTGCGCTCTGGTGAAATGAGAAGAATACAATCTAATTGCCGAGCTACTATTGGTGAAGTAGGAAATTCTGAACATATGTTAAAAGTTTTAGGAAAAGCAGGAGCTTCTCGTTGGATAGGTATACGTCCAACTGTTCGTGGTACAGCCATGAATCCTGTTGATCATCCTCATGGAGGTGGTGAAGGAAGAAATTTCGGTAAGCATCCAGTTACTCCATGGGGAATTCAGACAAAAGGTAAAAAAACTCGTAAAAATAAACGTACTGAGAAATTTATTTTACGTCATCGTAGAAAATAA
- the rplW gene encoding 50S ribosomal protein L23 encodes MISEERLFKILLSPHVSEKSSISMEKFNTVVLKVLNNATKYEIKCAVKKIFNVEVDSIKTLKVKGKKKRQSNRIIQKSNWKKAYIKVKKGYNLDFIGNTE; translated from the coding sequence ATGATTTCTGAAGAACGTTTATTTAAAATACTTCTGTCTCCACATGTATCTGAAAAATCGTCCATATCTATGGAAAAATTTAATACTGTTGTTTTAAAAGTTTTAAATAATGCTACTAAATATGAAATAAAATGTGCAGTAAAAAAAATATTCAATGTGGAAGTCGATAGCATAAAAACGCTAAAAGTTAAAGGGAAAAAAAAACGTCAATCTAATCGGATTATTCAGAAAAGTAATTGGAAGAAAGCTTATATTAAAGTTAAAAAAGGGTATAATTTAGATTTCATAGGTAATACAGAGTAG
- the rplD gene encoding 50S ribosomal protein L4, protein MELVVKDVQSVLSVSEIIFGRDFNEALIHQVVIAYSASTRQGTRAQKSRAEVSGSGRKPWRQKGTGRARAGSFRSPIWRSGGVTFAAKPQEYGQKVNKKMYRGALKSIFSELIRQKRLIVFENFSLNSPKTKLLVQKLQDIDLKNVLIITNKIDNNLFLASRNLYSVDVKDVHSIDPVSLIAFEHVIITVEAVKKIEEILS, encoded by the coding sequence ATGGAATTAGTAGTTAAAGACGTACAAAGTGTTCTTAGTGTTTCTGAAATCATTTTTGGTCGTGATTTTAATGAAGCTCTAATTCATCAAGTCGTTATTGCTTATTCAGCATCTACTCGTCAAGGTACGAGAGCACAAAAAAGTCGTGCTGAAGTTTCTGGATCAGGCAGAAAACCGTGGCGTCAAAAAGGTACAGGTCGTGCACGAGCAGGATCATTTAGAAGTCCAATTTGGCGATCAGGTGGTGTTACATTTGCCGCAAAACCACAAGAGTATGGTCAAAAAGTTAATAAAAAAATGTATCGTGGTGCATTAAAAAGCATTTTTTCTGAATTAATACGTCAAAAAAGATTAATAGTTTTTGAAAATTTTTCATTAAATTCACCTAAAACAAAACTTTTAGTACAGAAATTACAAGACATAGATTTAAAAAATGTTCTCATTATCACTAATAAAATAGATAATAATCTATTTCTTGCATCTAGAAATCTATATTCCGTTGATGTGAAAGATGTTCATTCTATAGATCCTGTTAGTTTAATTGCTTTTGAGCATGTTATTATTACTGTTGAAGCAGTGAAAAAAATAGAGGAAATACTTTCATGA
- the rplC gene encoding 50S ribosomal protein L3 codes for MIGLVGKKVGMTRIFNKEGASVPVTVIELKENRITQVKNINTDFYCAVQVTTGIKKSNRLNKPKAGHFLKSGVIPGRGLWEFKINKHEKFTVGQSITINIFNNIKKVDVTGVSKGKGFCGTVKRWNFHTQDATHGNSLSHRVPGSIGQNQTPGRVFKGKKMAGQLGNSRVTIQNLNIVHIDERRNLLLVKGAVPGATGGDLIVKPAIKV; via the coding sequence ATGATTGGTTTAGTTGGTAAAAAAGTTGGAATGACTCGTATTTTTAATAAAGAAGGAGCTTCAGTTCCTGTCACAGTAATTGAATTAAAAGAAAATCGAATCACACAAGTAAAAAATATAAACACTGATTTTTATTGTGCTGTTCAAGTAACAACTGGTATTAAAAAATCAAATAGATTGAACAAACCAAAAGCAGGGCATTTTTTAAAATCAGGTGTAATTCCTGGTCGTGGTTTGTGGGAATTTAAAATTAATAAACATGAAAAATTTACAGTTGGTCAAAGTATTACAATTAATATTTTTAATAATATAAAAAAAGTTGATGTTACAGGTGTATCGAAGGGAAAAGGTTTTTGCGGTACAGTAAAACGTTGGAATTTTCATACTCAAGATGCAACACACGGAAACTCTTTATCTCACAGAGTACCGGGTTCTATCGGCCAGAATCAAACTCCTGGACGAGTATTTAAAGGTAAAAAAATGGCAGGGCAATTAGGCAATAGTCGTGTGACTATACAAAATTTAAATATAGTACATATTGATGAACGCAGGAATCTGCTTTTAGTAAAAGGTGCTGTTCCCGGTGCTACAGGTGGTGATCTTATCGTTAAACCAGCTATTAAGGTTTGA
- the rpsJ gene encoding 30S ribosomal protein S10, with translation MQNQRIRIRLKAFDHRLIDQSTAEIVETAKRTGAQVRGPIPLPTRKERFTILVSPHVNKDARDQYEIRTHKRLIDIVEPTEKTVDALMRLDLAAGVDVQISLG, from the coding sequence ATGCAGAACCAAAGAATTCGTATTCGTTTAAAAGCTTTTGATCATAGATTAATTGATCAATCAACTGCAGAAATTGTTGAAACAGCAAAAAGAACTGGTGCACAAGTACGTGGCCCAATTCCTCTTCCTACTCGTAAAGAACGATTTACTATTTTAGTTTCTCCACATGTAAATAAGGATGCACGTGATCAATATGAAATTCGTACGCACAAGCGTTTAATTGATATAGTAGAACCTACTGAAAAAACTGTTGATGCACTTATGCGATTAGATCTTGCAGCGGGTGTAGATGTGCAAATTAGTTTAGGTTAA
- the tuf gene encoding elongation factor Tu, with amino-acid sequence MSKERFQRLKPHINVGTIGHVDHGKTTLTAAITTVLSKKFGGSARAFDQIDNAPEEKARGITINTSHVEYDTEFRHYAHVDCPGHADYIKNMITGAAQMDGAILVVAATDGPMPQTREHILLGRQVGVPYIIVFLNKCDMVDDEELLELVEMEVRDLLTQYDFPGDDTPIIRGSALKALEGDPEWESKIIELSKFLDSYIPVPKRAVDQPFLLPIEDVFSISGRGTVVTGRVEKGIIKVGEEVEIVGIKKTTKTTCTGVEMFRKLLDEGRAGENVGVLLRGTKRDEIERGQVLAKPGSIHPHTTFESEVYVLSKEEGGRHTPFFKGYRPQFYFRTTDVTGSIELPEGIEMVMPGDNIKMTVTLINPIAMTEGLRFAIREGGRTVGAGVVSKVLL; translated from the coding sequence ATGTCTAAAGAAAGATTTCAACGTTTAAAACCTCATATAAATGTAGGTACTATTGGTCATGTAGATCATGGGAAAACAACTTTAACTGCCGCTATTACAACAGTTTTATCTAAAAAATTTGGTGGTTCTGCTCGGGCTTTTGATCAAATCGATAATGCACCAGAAGAAAAAGCAAGGGGAATTACTATTAATACTTCTCATGTAGAGTATGATACTGAGTTTAGACATTATGCTCATGTAGATTGTCCTGGTCATGCTGATTATATAAAAAATATGATTACTGGCGCTGCTCAAATGGATGGTGCTATTTTAGTTGTTGCGGCAACTGATGGGCCAATGCCTCAAACTCGTGAGCATATTTTACTTGGAAGACAGGTAGGTGTTCCTTACATTATTGTATTTCTTAATAAGTGTGATATGGTAGATGATGAAGAATTGCTTGAACTGGTAGAAATGGAGGTTCGCGATTTATTAACACAATATGATTTTCCTGGAGATGATACTCCTATTATTCGTGGTTCAGCTCTTAAAGCGCTAGAAGGTGATCCTGAATGGGAGTCAAAAATTATTGAGTTATCTAAATTTTTAGATAGCTATATTCCTGTCCCAAAACGAGCAGTAGATCAACCTTTTTTATTACCAATAGAAGATGTTTTTTCTATATCTGGAAGAGGTACAGTAGTCACTGGACGAGTAGAAAAAGGTATTATTAAAGTAGGTGAAGAAGTTGAGATTGTAGGTATTAAAAAGACAACTAAAACTACTTGTACAGGTGTAGAAATGTTTAGGAAGTTGTTAGATGAAGGTCGTGCTGGAGAAAATGTAGGAGTTTTACTTCGCGGTACAAAGCGTGATGAAATTGAAAGAGGTCAAGTTTTAGCCAAACCAGGTAGTATTCATCCACATACAACATTTGAGTCTGAAGTTTATGTTTTATCCAAAGAAGAAGGTGGGCGTCATACTCCATTTTTTAAAGGATATCGTCCTCAGTTTTATTTTAGAACTACTGATGTAACAGGTTCTATTGAATTACCGGAAGGTATCGAAATGGTTATGCCCGGAGACAATATAAAAATGACTGTTACTTTAATTAATCCTATTGCAATGACTGAGGGATTACGATTTGCTATACGCGAAGGTGGTCGTACTGTTGGAGCTGGTGTAGTTTCTAAGGTTCTACTTTAA
- the fusA gene encoding elongation factor G, whose product MSRTTPISRYRNIGISAHIDAGKTTTTERILFYTGINHKIGEVHDGAATMDWMEQEQERGITITSAATTTFWSGMAKQFKPHRINIIDTPGHVDFTIEVERSMRVLDGAVMVYCAVGGVQPQSETVWRQANKYNVPRIAFVNKMDRMGANFLKVVKQIKTRLGANPVPLQLAIGSEDTFVGVIDLVKMKAVHWKESDQGLTFVYNDIPKEMIELSKKWNLNLIESAVESNEDLLEKYLNGIQLSEDDIKSALRKRALNGEIVLVTCGSAFKNKGVQSLLDAIIEYLPAPDDVQDIKGVLNNSEHTPAIRNSDDKAPFSALAFKIANDPFVGNLTFFRVYSGVVKSGDTVLNPVKSQRERFGRIVQMHANKREEIKEVHAGDIAAAIGLKDVTTGDTLCDLNQPIILERMEFPDPVISISVEPKTKIDQEKMGFALGRLAKEDPSFRVRTDQESNQTIISGMGELHLEIIIDRMKREFSVDANIGKPQVAYRETILNKVKDIEGKHIKQSGGRGQYGHVVIELFPLDPGGEGYLFINDIKGGVIPSEYISAIDKGIQEQLKYGPLAGYPVVDIGVRLYFGSYHDVDSSELAFKLAASAAFKNGFKKATPVLLEPIMKVEVETPNDYMGDVIGDLNRRRGMIEGMKDVSVSKIIKACVPLSEMFGYATDLRSQTQGRASYSMEFLKYVEAPLNISKDIIERREK is encoded by the coding sequence ATGTCTCGTACAACACCTATTTCTCGATATCGTAATATTGGAATTAGTGCACATATAGATGCAGGAAAAACAACTACCACTGAAAGAATCTTATTTTATACAGGGATTAATCATAAAATTGGGGAAGTTCATGATGGTGCTGCTACTATGGATTGGATGGAACAAGAACAAGAAAGAGGAATTACTATTACATCAGCTGCTACTACCACGTTTTGGAGTGGAATGGCTAAACAGTTTAAACCGCATAGAATTAACATTATTGATACACCTGGACATGTTGATTTTACAATAGAAGTAGAACGTTCAATGCGTGTATTAGATGGTGCTGTTATGGTTTATTGTGCTGTTGGAGGAGTACAACCACAATCAGAAACTGTATGGCGTCAAGCAAACAAATATAACGTTCCTCGTATAGCATTTGTGAATAAAATGGATCGTATGGGAGCAAATTTTTTAAAAGTCGTTAAGCAAATTAAAACACGTTTAGGTGCTAATCCTGTGCCTTTGCAGTTAGCTATTGGTTCAGAAGACACATTTGTTGGTGTTATTGATTTAGTTAAAATGAAAGCTGTACATTGGAAAGAATCAGATCAAGGTTTAACATTTGTTTATAACGATATCCCAAAAGAAATGATTGAATTGTCAAAAAAATGGAATCTTAATTTAATTGAATCTGCAGTTGAATCTAATGAAGATCTTTTAGAAAAATATTTAAATGGAATACAATTATCTGAAGATGACATCAAGTCTGCATTGCGAAAACGTGCTTTAAATGGTGAGATTGTACTTGTTACTTGTGGTTCCGCTTTTAAAAATAAAGGAGTTCAATCTTTACTAGATGCAATTATTGAATATTTACCTGCTCCTGATGATGTTCAAGATATTAAAGGTGTTTTGAACAATAGTGAACACACCCCAGCTATTCGGAATTCAGACGATAAAGCTCCTTTTTCTGCTTTAGCATTTAAAATTGCCAATGATCCATTTGTTGGTAATTTAACTTTTTTCCGTGTATATTCAGGCGTAGTAAAGTCTGGAGATACTGTGCTTAATCCCGTAAAGTCTCAACGAGAAAGATTCGGTAGAATTGTTCAAATGCATGCTAATAAAAGAGAAGAAATAAAAGAAGTACATGCAGGCGATATAGCTGCCGCTATTGGTTTGAAAGATGTTACTACTGGTGATACTTTATGTGACTTAAATCAACCGATTATATTAGAGCGTATGGAATTTCCTGATCCAGTAATATCTATTTCTGTAGAACCTAAAACTAAAATTGATCAAGAAAAAATGGGATTTGCATTAGGACGGTTAGCAAAAGAAGATCCTTCTTTTCGTGTGCGAACTGATCAGGAATCTAATCAAACAATAATTTCTGGAATGGGTGAATTGCATTTAGAAATTATTATTGATCGTATGAAACGAGAATTTAGTGTTGATGCAAATATTGGAAAGCCTCAAGTAGCATATCGTGAAACTATTCTTAATAAAGTTAAGGATATCGAAGGCAAGCATATTAAACAGTCTGGTGGTAGAGGGCAATATGGCCATGTTGTCATAGAATTATTTCCCTTAGATCCAGGAGGGGAAGGATATTTATTTATTAATGATATTAAAGGAGGAGTTATACCTAGTGAATATATATCAGCAATTGATAAAGGAATTCAAGAACAGTTAAAATACGGACCATTAGCAGGATATCCTGTAGTTGATATTGGAGTACGTCTTTATTTTGGTTCTTATCATGATGTTGATTCATCCGAATTAGCTTTTAAATTAGCTGCTTCTGCAGCATTTAAAAATGGTTTTAAAAAAGCAACGCCAGTTTTGTTAGAACCAATCATGAAAGTAGAAGTAGAAACTCCAAATGATTACATGGGTGATGTCATAGGTGATTTAAATCGTCGACGAGGTATGATTGAAGGGATGAAAGATGTATCTGTTAGTAAAATTATTAAAGCTTGTGTTCCTTTATCAGAAATGTTTGGTTATGCAACTGATTTGCGTTCTCAAACTCAAGGAAGAGCTTCTTATTCAATGGAATTTTTAAAGTATGTAGAAGCTCCGTTGAATATTTCAAAAGATATTATTGAACGAAGAGAAAAGTAG
- the rpsG gene encoding 30S ribosomal protein S7 gives MPRRRIISTRKILPDPKFSSELLAKFINILMVDGKKSIAEVIVYTALKNLSKRTDKKELEVFEIALEHVRPTVEVKSRRVGGSTYQVPVEVRPVRRNALAMRWIVESARKRADKSMSLRLSNELYDALENKGAAVKKREEVHRMAEANKAFAHYRW, from the coding sequence ATGCCACGTCGTCGTATTATTAGTACTCGAAAAATTTTACCAGATCCAAAATTTTCTTCAGAATTATTAGCTAAATTTATTAATATTCTTATGGTAGATGGTAAAAAATCCATTGCTGAAGTTATTGTTTATACTGCATTAAAAAATTTATCGAAACGTACAGACAAAAAAGAATTAGAAGTATTTGAAATAGCTTTAGAACATGTACGTCCAACAGTAGAAGTAAAATCTCGTCGAGTTGGTGGATCAACATATCAAGTACCTGTTGAAGTTCGTCCAGTTCGGCGCAATGCTTTAGCTATGCGTTGGATTGTAGAATCTGCTCGCAAGCGCGCTGATAAGTCTATGTCTTTGCGTTTGTCTAATGAACTTTATGATGCTTTAGAAAATAAAGGTGCAGCAGTTAAAAAAAGAGAAGAAGTACACCGAATGGCAGAAGCTAACAAAGCTTTTGCACATTACCGTTGGTAA
- the rpsL gene encoding 30S ribosomal protein S12: MATVNQLVRKPRVRKIVKSNVPALGKSPQKRGVCTRVYTTTPKKPNSALRKVCRVRLTNGFEVTAYIGGEGHNLQEHSVILIRGGRVKDLPGVRYHIVRGSLDCAGVKERKQGRSKYGVKKPKA, translated from the coding sequence ATGGCCACAGTAAATCAATTGGTCCGTAAACCTCGTGTACGAAAAATTGTTAAAAGTAACGTCCCTGCATTGGGTAAAAGTCCTCAAAAAAGAGGTGTTTGTACTAGAGTTTACACTACTACACCTAAGAAACCTAATTCCGCATTACGTAAAGTGTGTCGTGTAAGATTGACTAATGGTTTTGAAGTAACTGCTTATATTGGTGGTGAAGGTCATAATTTACAAGAACATTCTGTCATTTTAATACGTGGTGGTCGTGTTAAAGATTTACCTGGAGTTCGATATCATATTGTTAGAGGTTCATTAGATTGTGCTGGTGTTAAAGAACGCAAACAAGGTCGCTCTAAATATGGTGTTAAAAAACCAAAAGCATAA
- the tusB gene encoding sulfurtransferase complex subunit TusB — translation MLHTLMKSPFETNISLIISMLKKSDDFLALQDGVLIALKGNIFLNSIIRCPVKLYLIKEDVYARGIHKKISSEFILISYTHFVSLTLKHKKQMTW, via the coding sequence ATGTTGCATACTTTAATGAAATCTCCTTTTGAGACTAATATTTCTCTTATTATAAGTATGTTAAAGAAATCAGATGATTTTTTAGCACTTCAAGATGGTGTTTTGATCGCATTAAAAGGTAATATTTTTTTAAATAGTATCATCAGATGTCCGGTCAAATTATATCTTATAAAAGAAGATGTTTATGCGCGAGGTATTCATAAAAAAATTTCTAGTGAATTTATTTTAATAAGTTATACTCATTTCGTTTCATTAACGCTTAAGCATAAAAAACAAATGACTTGGTGA
- the tusC gene encoding sulfurtransferase complex subunit TusC: protein MNTISFVFSHAPHGTSFGREGLDAIFSISSIFQKISLFFIGDGVLQLFKSHQSKNILARDYTSSFSILSFYDIKDFYCCKESLIERGLIDNNFILNIDILDADVLRLKLDSYDAIINF, encoded by the coding sequence ATGAATACAATTTCTTTTGTTTTTTCTCATGCACCGCATGGAACTAGTTTTGGCAGGGAAGGCTTAGATGCCATTTTTAGCATTTCATCAATCTTTCAAAAAATAAGTTTATTTTTTATTGGAGATGGTGTTTTGCAATTATTTAAAAGTCATCAATCGAAAAATATTTTAGCTCGTGACTATACGTCTTCTTTTTCTATATTATCTTTTTACGACATTAAAGATTTTTATTGTTGTAAAGAATCATTAATCGAACGAGGATTAATCGATAATAATTTTATATTAAATATAGATATTTTAGATGCAGATGTTTTACGTTTAAAATTAGATAGTTATGATGCAATTATTAATTTTTAA
- the tusD gene encoding sulfurtransferase complex subunit TusD, with the protein MNYTILVTGAAYGTQNASTAFLFCKSLLKTNNILYSVFFYCDGVLNANSMITPAIDEFNLIKAWQKLNKKHKVKLYVCNSAALRRGIIEDEKLLNNKNVKTGNLAFFFQLSSLIELAHSIKICDRIIQF; encoded by the coding sequence ATGAATTATACAATATTAGTAACAGGCGCTGCTTATGGAACGCAAAATGCAAGTACTGCTTTTTTATTTTGCAAATCTTTATTAAAGACAAACAATATATTATACAGTGTTTTTTTTTATTGTGATGGAGTTCTTAATGCTAATAGTATGATCACACCAGCAATTGATGAATTTAATTTAATTAAAGCATGGCAAAAATTAAATAAAAAACATAAAGTGAAACTATATGTCTGTAATAGTGCAGCTCTAAGAAGAGGAATTATAGAAGATGAAAAATTATTAAATAATAAAAATGTTAAAACCGGTAATCTGGCATTTTTTTTTCAATTAAGTAGTTTGATAGAATTAGCTCATTCTATAAAAATATGTGATCGTATAATACAGTTTTAA
- the fkpA gene encoding FKBP-type peptidyl-prolyl cis-trans isomerase, producing MVFFFLKRIILLFIILYVPKSFSLSAPSSDIYLQSHSVIKNKLPNKNEKLGYAIGVSLGNYVNQYFDQQKKIGVELDKNSILKGIKDAISGDLKLSHQEISVILKELSDKLKNATKIQFEKNAKENFIQGQLYMKSFSKIKGVKKTSSGLLYLLEREGEGEELINDTKITVHYKGTLINGVEFDNSYKRGKPVSLMLKDVILGWQEGLKYIKKGGKIKLVIPPHLAYGAEEVNGIPSNSTLIFDIELLDVVNRL from the coding sequence ATGGTTTTTTTCTTTCTAAAAAGAATAATATTGTTATTTATAATATTATATGTGCCAAAATCATTTTCATTATCAGCACCGTCATCTGATATCTATTTACAATCTCATTCAGTAATAAAAAATAAACTTCCAAACAAAAATGAAAAATTAGGTTATGCTATAGGTGTTTCATTAGGCAATTATGTCAACCAATATTTTGATCAACAAAAAAAAATAGGAGTTGAATTAGATAAAAATAGCATTTTAAAAGGTATCAAAGATGCTATTTCTGGTGATTTAAAACTTTCGCATCAAGAAATTTCTGTAATTCTTAAAGAATTATCAGACAAATTAAAGAATGCGACTAAAATTCAATTTGAAAAAAATGCAAAAGAAAATTTTATTCAAGGACAGTTGTATATGAAAAGTTTTTCCAAAATAAAAGGTGTGAAGAAAACATCTAGTGGTCTTCTGTATCTTTTGGAAAGAGAAGGAGAAGGAGAAGAATTAATAAATGACACTAAAATTACTGTACATTATAAAGGCACGCTAATTAATGGTGTAGAATTTGATAATTCTTATAAAAGAGGAAAGCCAGTATCATTGATGTTAAAAGATGTTATATTAGGTTGGCAAGAAGGTTTAAAATATATAAAAAAAGGTGGTAAAATAAAATTAGTAATTCCTCCTCATCTAGCCTATGGAGCAGAAGAAGTTAATGGTATTCCAAGTAATTCTACTTTAATTTTTGACATAGAATTATTAGATGTAGTTAATAGACTATAG
- a CDS encoding aspartate aminotransferase family protein has product MISKKISITRDTFDQLILPVYNPVSFIPVKGKGSRIWDQEGKEYIDFSGGIAVTSLGHCHPVLNKILKNQSKILWHVSNVFTNEPALRLAKKLVSFSFASRVFFANSGAEANEAAFKLARYYSCKTYNTKKNIIISFYNSFHGRTFFTVSVGGQSKYSDNFGPKPKGIIHASFNNINTVKNLINNNTCAVVVEPIQGEGGVIPASISFLKELRTLCDKYNALLIFDEIQTGIGRTGKLFSYQNYDVIPDILTLAKSLGGGFPISAMLTTKKVASIISPGVHGTTYGGNPLACAVAESVIDIINTKKFLSGVEKKSKRIIRELNIINKRFKLFTEIRGQGLLIGAVLKSNISCKINEILNFSFLEGVIFLTAGNNVIRLAPSLNIRERDIIEGMKRFSNALEKCLL; this is encoded by the coding sequence ATGATATCAAAAAAAATATCAATTACACGAGATACTTTTGACCAGTTAATTCTACCTGTTTACAATCCAGTTTCTTTTATTCCTGTAAAAGGAAAAGGCAGTCGTATTTGGGATCAAGAAGGGAAAGAATATATTGATTTTTCTGGAGGTATTGCAGTAACATCTTTAGGGCATTGTCATCCTGTATTAAATAAAATATTAAAAAATCAAAGTAAAATTTTATGGCATGTTAGCAATGTATTTACTAATGAACCAGCTCTTAGACTAGCTAAAAAGCTGGTGTCTTTCAGTTTCGCATCACGAGTATTTTTTGCAAATTCTGGTGCAGAAGCTAATGAGGCTGCTTTTAAGTTAGCACGCTACTACTCATGTAAAACATATAATACTAAAAAAAATATAATTATTTCTTTTTATAATTCATTTCATGGACGTACATTTTTTACTGTTTCTGTTGGTGGTCAATCAAAATATTCTGATAATTTTGGTCCAAAACCTAAAGGAATAATACATGCTTCATTTAATAATATTAATACTGTAAAAAATTTAATTAATAATAATACATGCGCGGTAGTTGTAGAACCAATTCAAGGGGAAGGTGGAGTTATACCAGCAAGTATTTCTTTTTTAAAAGAACTAAGAACATTATGTGATAAATATAATGCACTTTTAATCTTTGATGAAATACAAACTGGAATAGGAAGAACTGGAAAGTTGTTTTCTTATCAAAATTATGATGTCATCCCAGATATTTTAACTCTTGCAAAATCTTTAGGTGGAGGTTTTCCAATCAGTGCAATGTTAACTACAAAAAAAGTTGCCTCTATTATAAGTCCTGGAGTACATGGGACTACATATGGTGGAAACCCTCTTGCTTGTGCAGTAGCAGAATCTGTTATTGATATCATTAATACTAAAAAGTTTTTATCTGGAGTCGAAAAAAAATCTAAAAGAATAATTCGTGAATTAAATATTATTAATAAACGTTTTAAACTATTTACAGAAATAAGAGGTCAGGGATTATTAATAGGAGCGGTATTAAAATCAAATATCTCTTGTAAAATAAATGAAATATTAAACTTTTCATTTTTAGAAGGTGTTATTTTTCTTACAGCTGGTAATAATGTTATTCGTTTAGCTCCTTCGTTAAATATTAGAGAACGTGATATTATTGAAGGGATGAAACGTTTTTCTAATGCTTTAGAAAAATGTTTATTATAA